From Leishmania infantum JPCM5 genome chromosome 21:
GCCGGCAAGACTCTAGCGACATCGCTCATCGCACGCGGCCCGCAGACAACCGTCGGTGACCTCACCCGCGGCGTCGGacggctgcgcgagcagaTGGAGATGCCGTACTGGAACGAGGACGGCTTCAAGACAGCGCTGTGCGGGGTCAGCCCGCTGGGTCACAAGGATTCCATGCTGCTCCTCGCCAACAACTGCTCCATTCGAGGCAAGGTCGAGTCGATGCTCTCCAAATACGAGCGTCTCTACTCGGTCCGCTCCCACGTGCATCACTACGATCAGTACCTCTCCGATGCCTACTTCGTGCATACAGTGgagacgctgcgcacgctggTGGACGACTACGCGTACCTggacacggcggcgccgccgaaggACTTGCCGCGCAGCATGAAGGATCTCATCTACTACTAAGTCTGCCATGCGCGCAGGGTAGAAGGGAGAAAAAGGGGGCAGGGTgggctggaggaggaggagaaggagcggctTGGTGGAGTCCGCCGCAcatcgccttcgccgccgtgccgtctTTTAGCTTCATGCCGCCCCTGTACACTGCTGATTGCCCATGTGAAACATGCAAGACGAAACAAACCAACAAAACTGTCGTACGAGGAGTACACGGCAGTGATGTGAGTGCTGGAGCTCAGaggtgttgtgtgtgtgtgtgcttgtgtggcTGAGCAGCGCATCTCTCCCGTCTCCTTTcccccgctcctcctcacgcATTTCTGTGTCTGTCTTTGTGTGGGAGTCGCATGTGTGTACGCCGGCCTCGATCACGAGTGCACAGCTACTGATGACGCTTCATTCTCTTGCCCATCTCCGTCTTGGCTGCGCTTCTCTCCCCCACACGTCTGTTCCGAATGCGCACGTACTCGGTCGCACGTCCGCCcacgcgacacacacacacacacacacacacaagcgcataCATGCGCGCGCAGTCACAGCGCAGAGCAAGTTGCTTCTTctgccctcctctttccttaAACGGCCACACCCACACCTACATACACCACTACACCGCTTGGGCTACTCACTGGCGGGGATCGGGCGATGCCATCtgtgtgcgccgcgccgcctgcgccccgatcatcctcgtcgacggcagcggtggcaatGAGGACGGGCAGCAATCGCCGCcacaacaacggcaacacTGGCGCTAAGATCGAATCGAATAGCGCCAGTGTAGCCGATCTGCAGGAGGCAatcctgcagctgcttccaCGACGCGCTAGCGAGGAGGATGCCGCGGCGTACATCGACGTGAGCGGCCCAGTAGACGCCAACCAGACGCTCATCCGCTACGATATCCCCTACGCGCCCGGTGACCCGAAGCGTTCGCTGAAGCTGCGCAAGAGTCTCGGCCTAGGGGCCGAGGAGCGCGTCGTCGACCCGAACGTGCGCGTCGTCATTGACAGCTTCATCACGCCGCGTCGATGGATGGATTCGTCGACGGGGGTGGTTTGGGTGCAGCACGCTAGCCCGTTTCCGTCCTCTCGTATCGACGCCGCGGAGAcgcaggagcgcctgcacgccCAACTCGAGGCTCACcaggcgcgccgcaccggcaccagcCCCATCCGTTCGCTCCTTGTCGCCGAGTGCATGCTGGAGGTACTGCGCCAGGTGACGGCGGAGTGCTGGGAGCGtggcttgctgctgctgcacgtacACTCGGAGCGGGTGGCAGCCCAGGCAGCACATCGGCGCCTTTTTGAGAGTCGTGTCGGCCACGCCTTCCGTCTTGCCCTAAAGGGTGAGAAGGACGTGGcgaaggtggaggaggacatggccgcgctgaagcagcgcatcgagcTGCTCGGCCAGGAAGAGGCCGACCTGCGACGCCTGTGCAGCGAGTTcgagcggcgcgccgaggaGCAGGTGCTCATCGCGAACAGGGAGCACAACGACGCCCTTACAAAGCTGAAGCGGGAGGGCGTGCAGAAGCGTGCACAGttagagcagcagctggtgaTTCCAGCGAACTTGCAGTAGTTGGAAGAGACGGAGGGCCGTGCGGGTgtgggtgagggggggggagaggccAGAGGAGGGCcgcaggagaggggggtCAGGGGAGAGGCGTGCGAGGGTCCCTCACCTAAAGCGCCGCTCCACGTCGCTTGCTCTACCTTTCGCCTCGTCAGCTCTTCTCCTGCCAACTCCGCTagcaccacctcctttgCGGCTGTCGAGAACTCGCTCttcgcgtttttttttacttGACGGCGCTCCTCATCCGACATGCGCGGCAAGAGAagcgggagggggtgagagcCTCCGCTGCAAAAGCAAATGTTGCGGGGGGTAGGACAGGGTAGTCACTGCGcggggcggaggtggagagacggcgcagcccgcccttcctccctcctccttcccccccccccccacacacacacacacacacacagtttTGCAGCCGACGAGATTATACCACACCATGCCATCCAGCATACTCGATGTACGACAGCAGCAGGATGTGCCCCAGCGCTTCATCCTGTGTTTCTTATTTTCGGAcactcaccaccaccctaGTTGTTTGCGCGGCTCATTTTCGAAAGGTGGGGGAGGTCTCGGGCCTTCGCCAGCAAGCCTCCACTACCGCGAAAACGAGGTCGTGAACCAAAGGAcgcgcaggagcggcagaAACACCGAGAGGATTGCGATGGCCCCATCTACGTGGACATCGGCCTTGCCACTCCTTCATAGAGAAGTGACAAGGATGGATGCCGGTGtgggaggtgtgtgtgcgtgtgtccgtGCGTGTAAGCTGCGCGGACCGAGGGCCTGTCTTTCGACGTTTTCGCGACTGAACAGGACGGACTCGTTTACACGTCAGCGTGCACGCATGTACTgctcccctctccgcgccTCGTAGGCGCGAGGCACGGTTCTCTGCGGTCTTCGCCTCTGGAAGCGGTTCGTGATGCACCCGAGCCATCGCGCTCTTCGTCTCATCTCTTcatctctcgctctgcgtcttcttcaccttcgcctccgtATTCACGCCGTTCGACAACACACGAACGCCCCCTCACGGGTGCACATGCGTTTAGTCCCGGCATgagcgccgcagcaacgaCTACTACTGCTACGACGACTATTTCTAGGACACTGCCGCAACAGTGACAGAGCACCGTTGAGTGCGTCAAGTgtgtctctgcctctctgtcCGTGAGTGTGTACCATACGGTGCCTGGGCTCTCCCAAGACCCCATGccccctctcgcctctcctccctcctcatacacttttttttgttttacCGCTTGAATGATAgacttctctttctcttggTGTGGACGCCATCTTTTCGACCCCTCCCCATTTcctggtgcgtgtgtgtgcgtgtgtgtatgcttgATCAACGCCCATCCATCACAACGCATACACACCACGGCAGGCACCCCCCCTCCTACTCCTTGGGTCTGTGTGTCGGCCTCCCTGGTTCTTTCCTTCCTTATTGTCACTCCTTCGCGCGGGCTtctctccacacacacgcacacacgcacgcacactctctcctgcgccgctcctATCCGTGTGGGCATCATTGCGTTTTTGATTCATTTCTCCCTTTGTCGTTTGTTTTCTCACGTGCGCCGAGGACCTCCGGGCTTCCATTGATCCAGAGGACCCCCTCGTCCATTTCAAACACACGCTCCCCCACTTAACTCCCCTcgccactaccaccaccaccaacaccatcCCCCCTTCCTATCATGCTCCGCGAGGCCCGCAGACGCAAGCAGCAAGTGGCCGCCAAAATCGGACACGAAGAATATATCTACCGCCTTAATGGCAACCCCTTTAGCCATCAGGAGGTGATTCGTGTACGCTCGCAAGGCGACCTCGACCCGCGTCGAGTGCAAGCGGCGGGCATCAGAGTTGGGGTTGGCGGCGCCAGAGGTGTTGGTGGGCCAAGTCGACCGCCGTTTGCggtggacgacgacgccaaCTACAGCAATGGCGGTGGCAGAGGTAGCCGCGTTGCCCCGTTGAACCCCAGTTCTGGCGTACCTAACGATGGACCCTCCAACGAGGCCGTAGCCCCGTACAGTGCCCCCGAAggctgcaacggcggcactCCGCGCGGCAAAAAGTACGCTGCAGCCAACTACGCTTCCCcctacggcggcggcggtggtggtgcggacGGCCATCCGCACCCACTCGTGTCGCAGGGGCAGCACATCGTGAGCACCTTTACCCCCGTAATCCCAGCCATCGCGCCGGTCAGGGACCTGCCCGCTCCCCTGCCTGCTGTGTACAGACCAAAGCCGCCCCTCACGTTTCACAGTGGCCCGGCTTCAGGTGCAGAggtgccgcctctctctctcacgccgTTGCCGCAGCATCCGGCGCCATCGCAGGTGTGCTACCCCTCCAGCGAAGCCGGTACTCCcagggctgctgcggccccgGTGTACTTATCACCCGGTGAGAAAGGCGCTGGCCGACCCAGCACAAGTccgacggtgctgccgccgctcaaCTCAGACGGTGGCAacagcagtggtggtggtccCTTCCCCACCCGCAGCCCGCGCCCGAGCACGAGCGGAGCCGCcttgggcggcggcggcttcctcatcggcggcgacggcctctctgctgctgaggagcgccaccgcgagaagatggcggcgcgccagcgtgcCGTTGAGCTGCAGAGGGAGAATGCACGGCAGATCCTGGAGAAGCAGCAACGCAAGCAAGCAGAGCGGGAGCGGGAGATTCAGGAATACCGCCTGGCCGAGGAGCGACTGCAGCGGGAacgggaggaggtggcgcggcggGAGCAGGCGGAGCTAGATCGCGAGAAGCGCGAGAAGGAGCTGAAGATGAtggcgccgcgcgcagcgcaggcgatgttggagcagcagcagcgcgagacgcagcagcggagagaggaggaggcggcagctcgGCGCAATAGAGCGAGAGCCCCGGCAACCCCGGCAGCCCCAGAAGCCCCAGAAGTCCCAGAAGCCCCAGAAGCCCCAGAAATGGGGAAGGAGGCTCTGAAATCGACGGCCCTACCGCTACCCGCGTCTGCCAACGTAGCCTCGACCAGCCTCCAGTCACAGCCGCCAGCGAATCACCTGTTGCCACTGGCAGCGCCGTCCGTCCTGCCccctccagcgccggcgcctgcTTTACCCTACCTCGTGGACTTTAACTTTGGCAGCGGGCTTCGCCATTCGCCGCAGCCATTGCCGACACCTTACTACTACCCGCCCGCCAACATGTGTCCACAGGCGGCGCTACTGCCCAACGCAGACACCCAGTCCATCCGTAGCGAGCTGCGGCGCATCACCAACCTActcgaggagcagcagctgcagcagcgacgcgccaTGGATAGCATCAGCATTGGCGCCaacgcagcaccgcagccatGGCACAGCGGTACACCGCAGCCTTCCACTAAAGCCGGGGCTGGCACGTACCTCACCACTGGCCAGCCGTCACCTTCTAtcggtgctggcggcccCGCCCCTGTGATCACGGCGCAGCGAAACAGCGCGGCACCGTACAGGGCTTTCTCGACAGGCGGtacgctgccgccacctccacttgccacagcagcaccgcccgcTCCATCCTCGTCTGGTGCAGGCGCGCCGTCGGTAGGCATCGGGACGTGGCAGGGGCTCTTGTCCCCGTATGCTGGCACCTCTgcggccggcgctggcggcagccTGCTGAACCCGCCGTCCAGGTCCATTCCGCAGTTTACCAGCTCCATCACGGACAATGAACCGGAGCTCTCCACGGAGCCGTCCCGGTTCATCGGCCCCTTCAGAGCACCAGTGACTGCGGTGCCGAGCCCTCCTCCTGTCCCCGTGCCGGGGGTGACGCTTGTGGGGGCGGACTCGATGGCGACGAAGCCACTGCCACCATTGGTGCACCGTGCAGGTGTCACTGAACCCGACGCAGAGCACTGCGTAGCGACCCCACCGCCAGCGTCGACGGCCGCGTCATCCCGTCTCTCCCCAGTGTCGTCGGCCTCGGCGCTTGCGCCGGCACGCTTCTCGATGCCAGAGATGAATTCCCTAACGAGGTCGCCAAACGTAGAGAGGCTCCCCTCAGTCCGCCATGGTTCCCCTCAGGCGACGGAAGGGTCGAGGACAGACGCGGACGAGGGCGAGCCAGCGAGGCGAGTGAGCGAGTCGCCGATGTCGTAGGTGGGAACTACCTACACCGACAGAGTTCACACCCGAagcccctcctccgtggAGTTGTCGGAGGAATAGAGGCAGAGTGCATGGACCATCTCCATTATTCCCCCCCCTTCTTCGCAGcttgcatctctctctctctttctttccctaTCTTGTTGCAATACAAGTAGATGCATGTACAGCGCATGATGGGATGGAGGAGAGATGAAAAAGACGAAGGCGTGGGGCGAGTGCGGATGCATACGGCGTGCGGTGAGGGTTTTTGTGTTTTCCTTTAAGAAGGAGAGCGTGCCTTCATGGCCACGACGTTCGACTGCGTTGGGTGTGGGAGTGTATGCAGAGcaggaaagcgagagagggcggaTGTGATGCAGATTTcaaaggcacacacgcacgctcacTCACGTATGTGTGCGCCGCTGTGTGAACGGATGCGCTGGTGTGACGTACGCCACTGCCAGTTCTCTTTTACAGCTGTTGTTGCTCTCATTTTCAGTGCTTCGCTTCGCCTACTCTCCCGCCTGGGCAGCCcatgccctcctcctccgctgcgcctTTCCTTGCCATCCCTCTCGCCGTCTTCGACCTGCTCCGCGCGGGTGGTCTCTGTCTTTCACGAGTCTTTGTagccgcacctgcgcacgCGGACGCCGctctccccttcttcctccctccctcgcttctCTGTTGCATCCTCTGCAAATGTGCGCATCATTAGTTTTGCGAATGTAtacgcgcagccgcacatgCGTGCCGATGCGTCTGTGAggatgtgtgtctgtgaggAGATACAGTAGATCGGTGCCTTCTTCTGTCGCCACGAAGGTGAGCATGAAGGGGTGGATGATATGATTCTATGTCtcagtgtgcgtgtgctctgCTCGTCTCTCGCGTTGTGTGCGGGCCTTGCTTTTTCTCACGTGTCTGCTTGCCCATGTTcatccctttctctctccctgtaAATGTATATGTAtggatatatatatatatatatgcattttacatgtatatatgtatgtgtgtgtgtgttcgctTGCCTCCCACTCCTCTgtcagctgcacctccgtTCTCCCACCacaactctctctctccctctcgccctttCTCCCGGTTTTGAAGGCGCAGTAGCGGCGGAAAAGAGGgacgagagggaggcggccgtggtgggtgggggagtAAGTGAGAGAAAAGGCTGATGATGGTGATGGACAATCCTAAAATTCGAGACGACAGCAGGAAGAGGCatgagcacgcgcagcagcggcaggagagGGACTGGCTTGAAGgtgatatatatatatatatatatgtgaAGGAAGAAGAATCTGCACTCGACAACCCACACGTGAGCATGCCATGGGAAGGGCGTTTTGAAGAAACGACAGCACCACTGGCACCGCCACATCCATGGCCCTGCATTGAGGAACGCATGCGTGGCAACGACCGACCAAGCGCGCTCTTATACCTCCACAgtttcccttccctcctcctcattgGCATCGGGGGAtgccgcgcgcacgtacgcgcagCCGTGTGCATGaacgtgcgtgcacgtgtgctcAAGCTTatgtgtctctctcctttccttatcctccgtctctcctccCAGTGGTGCGCCCTTCGCTCCCTTTTatttgttctctctctcacgcttACTCCGCTCTGTATGCACCCACACACTCACGTATGCGCACACGAacgcccgcacacgcactcgaACCGTGTCTGCAGCAACTCAAGGTGAAGCGAGGTATCCTGGTGGTAGTCCACATAGAGGCATAACACGTCCTGCATGCTGcgatcgccgctgccgccgcctttcATCTCTTTCCCCTTTTCTGATCAGCGAAGAGCAGGGGGCGCGCTCGGCACGTGCCATTCAGCTTGCGTCCTTCCGACCGCTGCCGTCATTGATCTCCCCGACATTGGTCGATAtatataatatatatataatatatatataatatatatataatatatatatatatattatataCGCGCACATACCCATACAGGTAATTAGAAAAAGGCGGTTGCTCTTCATCTCTCCTACACGCACTCTCTTCCTTTGTAGCCGGTTTCGCTCTCACTGTACTTCCCTTtggtttctctctctgtgtgcgtgtgcgcacgtcaCCAGACTTGCCttctcgctgcgccgccatcttTGGCGTTGTTCGTCTTTTGGCTACCGCACGTAGAGCTCTCGTTTTACTCGTTGATTCcacttcctttttttttttctgtgcttATTCAACGGCTGCGCGCCTGTCTTTACTCTCTCCTGCGCTTCGCCACGCACCCACCGCACTCACCTCCCGGAGGGACATCTCTCAATCACCATGGGTCGTGGTGCAGCTCAAGAGGTATACCCTGATGACGGGCAcatctttgtgtgcgtgcgcatccGAAATGTGCCACAGAATGCGGCGTGCTTAACCAAtaacggcggtgctgcgacgAACACCCGCTCCTCCACGGTCGCGCGCAAGTCagtgctgcgcgaggcgcagcggatTTGCGTATCTGTGGTGGAAAATGTGGTGGTGATGCATGATCCCACGTCGATCGACGACACCGCTACTGTCGCGAAGGACGGCAACAACGTCGTGCAGATGCTGACCGACCGCGCGAACCatgctggcgctgctcgaaACTCTCGCAAAaccgctggtggtggcggcgcggctgccggcgcgtCAGGCATCAGTTCCCGCCGGACCGTAGGTGGCGCTCGCGCTACCACTGCCGGCGACGCCCGCCTCGTgtccaccagcaccgccaatTACTACGAGTGCGACTATTGCATCGCATCGATGGAAgagtcgcagctgctgcagatgccGTTGATTCGCACAAGTGACTTCcttcagccgccgccgtacgggacgcaggaggaggtgtaCCAGCGCACCGCGATGCACGCCGTCAAGGCCGCCATAGACGGCATCAATTCGTGCGTCTTCGCCTACGGCCAGACGGGCAGTGGCAAGACCTACACGCTCTTCGGCGACACGACGAACATTCGCCGTGACCCCGGCGTTGTGCCGCGCACTCTGGACGACTTGTTTGGCCGcctggaggcggtgaagcAGTCGTACCGGAGCGACAAGGTGACAGACTACTCGTACCTTGTGCACCTCTCCTTCTACGAGATCTACCAGAACGAGGTTTATTGTCTCTTCTCTCGCCAGGGCCCACTGCGTGTGCAGTTCGTCCGAGATCTGacggggaagagggagacgaTGATCATCCAcgacctgcagcagcagacggtgACCTCGGCCGAGAAGGCATACCCGATGATCGAGATGggtctgcgccggcggcagacCGCCGAGACGGGTATGAATGCACACAGCAGTCGCAGCCACGCCATTCTGCAGATCCGCGTCGCCCAGTACCGCACCAACCGTGACGCGCGAGAGACTGTGGAGCACCAGGCGACGATCAACCTGGTGGACCTCGCTGGCAGCGAGCGGCAAAAGACGGCGAACACAAGCGGGACGAACCGTGCGGAGGGCATTCAGATTAACCAGTCACTCGCCACTCTGGCACGCGTCATCAACGACATCGCGAGCGGGGCGAGGTTTGTGAACTACCGCGACTCGTTGTTGACGATGGTTCTCAAGGACAACCTTGGTGGCAACAGCAAGACGTTTATGATCGCCAACATCTCGCCCATCGCCTTCAGCTACCAGGAATCCTGCGCGACCCTCACATACGCGAAGGACGTGC
This genomic window contains:
- a CDS encoding putative dynein arm light chain, with translation MRTGSNRRHNNGNTGAKIESNSASVADLQEAILQLLPRRASEEDAAAYIDVSGPVDANQTLIRYDIPYAPGDPKRSLKLRKSLGLGAEERVVDPNVRVVIDSFITPRRWMDSSTGVVWVQHASPFPSSRIDAAETQERLHAQLEAHQARRTGTSPIRSLLVAECMLEVLRQVTAECWERGLLLLHVHSERVAAQAAHRRLFESRVGHAFRLALKGEKDVAKVEEDMAALKQRIELLGQEEADLRRLCSEFERRAEEQVLIANREHNDALTKLKREGVQKRAQLEQQLVIPANLQ